Part of the Wolbachia endosymbiont (group B) of Eucosma cana genome, TAGAGTAAGGTTTATAGAAAAAGATTCTGATCTGTCAATTAGGAAACAGGCTGATTTATTGGGGATTTGCAGATCTAGCCTATATTATAGGCCTATAATTAATAACGAAAGTGAAGTAGCAAATTTGATTCAAGAAGTATATTTGGCTTCTGATTGCCGTTATGGATATCGTAAAATTACTGCTGAAATCATAGCGAGTGGAGTAGTAGTCAATCACAAAAAAATCTTAAGAATTATGAAAAAAATGAAGATTAGTGGGCTGTATTGTAGAAAAAGATGTAATACAAGTATTAAAGAAAAAAAGCATAAAATATATCCTTATTTACTCAAAGATTTGATTATTTGTAGAGTTAATCAGGTATGGGCTACTGATATAACATATATTATGGTAGAAGGTAAGTTTATCTATTTTGTGGCAATAATGGACTTGTATAGTCGCTATATTATTGCTCATTCATTATCACCATATCTCGATGCTGGATTTTGCCTTTATACTCTCAAAGAAGCTCTAAAACAAGGTAAACCTGAGATTTTTAATAGTGATCAGGGGGTGCAGTTTACTAGCTACAACTTTATTATGGAATTAGAGCGTGCTAATATTAAAATCAGTATGGACCATAAAGGACGTTGCTTCGACAATATATTTGTTGAGCGCTTATGGAGAACTTTAAAGCAAGAAGCTATATATTATTATAGACCAAATAGTATCAGAGATTTAAATCTTATAATAAATGATTTTGTTGCTTGGTATAACTATAGAAGGCGACATCAGACTCTACATTATAAAGTTCCTGCTGATCTTTATTATCATAAACAGTAAATGAATATATTGATAAATACTATAATGCACCCATTTGTCTAGACCATTTTTTTCAAAGTGATCCGATTTTTAAAATGAATATGTTGATAAATACGTCGACACACATTTAAAGTATTTATCAATATATTCATTTACTGTTTATGATAATAAAGATCAGCAGGAACTTTATAATGTAGAGTCTGATGTCGCCTTCTATAGTTATACCAAGCAACAAAATCATTTATTATAAGATTTAAATCTCTGATACTATTTGGTCTATAATAATATATAGCTTCTTGCTTTAAAGTTCTCCATAAGCGCTCAACAAATATATTGTCGAAGCAACGTCCTTTATGGTCCATACTGATTTTAATATTAGCACGCTCTAATTCCATAATAAAGTTGTAGCTAGTAAACTGCACCCCCTGATCACTATTAAAAATCTCAGGTTTACCTTGTTTTAGAGCTTCTTTGAGAGTATAAAGGCAAAATCCAGCATCGAGATATGGTGATA contains:
- a CDS encoding IS3-like element ISWpi17 family transposase (programmed frameshift) is translated as MATKKYEPELKAKIALEAIKNQKSTAEICSEYKIPSTNLYDWRDRVLARLKDLFVEESESARKQRILAQEIESLHKVIGELTVENSYLKKKFTEISKKDRVRFIEKDSDLSIRKQADLLGICRSSLYYRPIINNESEVANLIQEVYLASDCRYGYRKITAEIIASGVVVNHKKILRIMKKMKISGLYCRKRCNTSIKEKKHKIYPYLLKDLIICRVNQVWATDITYIMVEGKFIYFVAIMDLYSRYIIAHSLSPYLDAGFCLYTLKEALKQGKPEIFNSDQGVQFTSYNFIMELERANIKISMDHKGRCFDNIFVERLWRTLKQEAIYYYRPNSIRDLNLIINDFVAWYNYRRRHQTLHYKVPADLYYHKQ